DNA sequence from the Halorussus sp. MSC15.2 genome:
TCCTCCACGTCACCGCCCAACTCCTCCAGCACGTCGCGGGTCTCGTGGACTCGTTCGAGCGGGATGTGAGGGTCGCTGTCGCTGCACCCGAGGAACGCCGGCGTCCCGTCCAGACTCCCGTCGTAGTCACGCGGGGTACCGTCCGGACCGATGACGCCGCCGCTGAGCGCGGCGAGTCCGCCGTACTCGCGGGCGTTGCGCGCGAGGAACTCGCTGGAGAGGCAAGCCCCCTGCGAGAAGCCGACGAACATCGTCTGGTCGGCCGCAATTCCGGCGTCGGCGACGCGCTCTCGCAGGTCGCCGAGCAGGTCGAGCGCCGACGAGAGGCTCGGTTCGTTTTGGTCGATGGGCGCGAGGAAGGAGTTGGGGTACCACGTCCGGCCCTTGGCCTGCGGCGCGAGGTACGCGACGCCCTCGGCGTCGAACTCCGAAGCCATCTCTATCATCCCCTGCGCGGTCGCGCCCCGTCCGTGGACGAACAGGACCGCGGCGTCGGCCGATTCGAGGGCCGCGCCGGCGGTCGCGACCGACTGTCCGGCGTGGGGGTCGGCGTCGCCCGCGTGGGGGTTTCGAGCCGCCATTATCTGCCCTCCGGCGGTTCGACGAACTCGCTTTCCGGAGTCTCCCCGTAGAACTCCCGGTTGCGGTCCGTGTCGGTGCAGACGTTCGTGGCGTGGTCGGCGTTCACCAGCGGTGGTGTGTCGGCGTCGGTCATGCTGTGTACTGGTAGCCGAGGCTCGGCCTTGAGCCTTGCCGGACGGAGAGGTAAGCAGGTGACACGGCTGTCACCGAGGGGTCGGGGACCGAGACTCCGGCGTCGCGGTCTGGCGGCGGAAGCGCCGACGTGCGGACTACAGCCCCAGAATGTCCCGGGCCTCGTCGGGCGTGGCCGGTTCGCGGCCGAGCGTCTCGGCGAGTCCGGCGGTCCGGGCGACCAACTGGGCGTTGCTCTCGGCGAGTTGGTCCGGCCCGTAGT
Encoded proteins:
- a CDS encoding alpha/beta hydrolase, which encodes MAARNPHAGDADPHAGQSVATAGAALESADAAVLFVHGRGATAQGMIEMASEFDAEGVAYLAPQAKGRTWYPNSFLAPIDQNEPSLSSALDLLGDLRERVADAGIAADQTMFVGFSQGACLSSEFLARNAREYGGLAALSGGVIGPDGTPRDYDGSLDGTPAFLGCSDSDPHIPLERVHETRDVLEELGGDVEERIYEGMGHGINEDEMEYVRGMVSNLVED